A DNA window from Desulfobaccales bacterium contains the following coding sequences:
- a CDS encoding NAD(+)/NADH kinase, whose amino-acid sequence MKSVAIITKKFKPDALEAGRALQTWLEGRGIKACHFENEPEPHIQPLPEDVEFIVVMGGDGTILSVARHYGGKGVPIFGVNMGGLGFLTEISSDELYPSMAEHVLTGKFEVEERLMLTATLFRQGRMAWQENVLNDAVINKGALARIAEMRTWIDGEYLTVYRADGLIVATPTGSTAYNLSAGGPIVYPTLRHLILLPICSHTLSNRPLILPDTVTVAVSLDEKVQDVYLTLDGQVGQAMEPGDRLEIHRAPCYLKIVKSPYRSHFEILRTKLGWGELGVCK is encoded by the coding sequence GTGAAGTCGGTCGCCATTATCACCAAAAAGTTTAAACCCGATGCCCTGGAAGCGGGCCGGGCTTTGCAGACCTGGCTCGAGGGCCGCGGGATCAAGGCGTGTCATTTCGAAAATGAGCCCGAGCCTCATATCCAGCCTCTGCCTGAGGATGTCGAATTCATCGTGGTGATGGGAGGCGACGGCACCATCTTGAGTGTAGCCCGGCATTACGGCGGCAAGGGCGTGCCCATTTTCGGGGTCAATATGGGAGGCCTGGGGTTTTTGACGGAAATCTCCTCGGATGAACTCTACCCCTCCATGGCCGAGCATGTGCTCACCGGCAAATTTGAAGTGGAAGAGCGCCTGATGCTCACTGCTACCCTGTTCCGACAGGGCCGGATGGCCTGGCAGGAAAACGTCTTAAACGACGCAGTGATCAACAAAGGCGCTTTGGCCCGCATCGCCGAAATGAGAACCTGGATAGACGGGGAATATCTCACCGTCTACCGGGCCGACGGGCTCATCGTCGCCACCCCCACGGGATCCACGGCCTATAATCTGTCCGCCGGAGGCCCCATTGTTTACCCGACCCTGCGCCACCTGATCTTGCTGCCCATCTGCTCCCATACCCTGAGCAACCGTCCTCTCATTCTGCCGGACACGGTCACGGTGGCTGTCTCTCTGGACGAAAAAGTCCAGGATGTTTACCTCACCCTGGACGGCCAGGTGGGTCAGGCCATGGAGCCGGGCGACCGGCTAGAAATCCACCGGGCTCCCTGCTATCTGAAGATAGTGAAGTCGCCCTACCGCAGTCATTTTGAAATCCTGCGCACCAAATTGGGCTGGGGCGAATTGGGGGTGTGTAAGTAG
- a CDS encoding PxxKW family cysteine-rich protein, translating to MHCETLKPGVDCTFMTKKGCSFNGGSCKPVVTECEGCDRIMGSNGSSFCGSFPDPTSKWRRGPCNLATHVKAEKKEIAHKTNPLKASKRKAAGH from the coding sequence ATGCACTGCGAAACTTTGAAACCAGGGGTAGATTGTACCTTTATGACTAAGAAAGGCTGTTCGTTCAACGGCGGCAGCTGTAAACCGGTGGTAACGGAATGTGAAGGCTGCGACCGGATCATGGGATCCAATGGCAGCTCCTTCTGTGGTTCTTTTCCGGACCCCACCTCCAAATGGCGCCGGGGGCCCTGTAATCTAGCCACTCACGTGAAAGCCGAAAAGAAAGAGATTGCCCATAAAACCAATCCTCTGAAGGCCTCCAAACGCAAAGCCGCCGGCCACTAA
- a CDS encoding pyridoxal phosphate-dependent aminotransferase, producing the protein MQLASRIRQIPPSATLALNAKANQLKAQGVDIVNFGVGEPDFDTPDNIREAGIRAIQEGFTRYTPVGGTPELKAAIINKFQGDYSLSYKPSEILVSCGGKHGLYNLFQVLFEKGDEVIIPAPFWVSYVPMVMLAEATPVVVPTREENGFKLTAAELKAQLTPRTKAIVINSPSNPTGGVYTKDELAALGEVVLSAGLSVISDDIYDKILFDGAKFVNMAMLSPELKARTFILNGVSKAYAMTGWRIGYLAGPEVGIKAADTLQSQSTSNPTSISQKAAVEALNGPQDSVQTMLTEFAWRRDDIYRRTLSIPGVTTIKPGGAFYLFPNFSAYYDRLKVEPGQSRSGALAAYLLEEAQVAAVPGGEFGEDKCLRFSYATSRERIATGLSRIKAALEKLGK; encoded by the coding sequence ATGCAACTTGCCAGCCGTATCCGCCAGATTCCCCCTTCCGCCACCCTGGCCCTCAATGCCAAGGCCAATCAGCTCAAGGCGCAGGGGGTCGATATAGTCAATTTCGGGGTTGGAGAGCCGGACTTCGACACCCCGGACAACATCCGGGAGGCCGGCATCCGGGCCATCCAGGAGGGTTTTACCCGTTATACGCCGGTGGGGGGCACCCCGGAACTGAAAGCGGCCATTATCAATAAGTTCCAGGGCGATTACAGCTTGAGCTATAAGCCCAGCGAAATCCTGGTGTCCTGCGGCGGCAAGCACGGCCTCTACAATTTGTTTCAAGTGCTCTTCGAGAAGGGCGACGAAGTCATCATTCCCGCGCCCTTCTGGGTTTCTTATGTGCCCATGGTCATGCTGGCCGAAGCCACGCCGGTGGTCGTCCCCACCCGGGAAGAAAACGGCTTTAAGCTCACCGCGGCGGAGTTAAAGGCGCAGCTCACCCCCCGGACCAAGGCCATTGTGATTAACAGCCCCTCCAACCCCACCGGCGGCGTCTATACCAAAGACGAACTGGCGGCCCTGGGGGAAGTGGTGCTTTCGGCCGGGCTCTCTGTGATCTCGGATGATATCTATGACAAGATCCTGTTTGACGGGGCCAAGTTTGTGAATATGGCCATGCTATCGCCGGAATTGAAGGCCCGGACCTTCATCCTCAACGGGGTCTCCAAGGCTTATGCCATGACCGGCTGGCGCATCGGCTACCTGGCCGGACCGGAGGTCGGGATCAAGGCGGCGGATACTCTCCAGAGCCAGAGCACCTCGAACCCCACCTCCATCTCACAGAAGGCCGCGGTAGAGGCCTTGAACGGCCCCCAGGATTCGGTGCAGACCATGTTGACGGAATTTGCCTGGCGCCGGGACGATATCTATCGGCGGACGCTTTCGATCCCCGGGGTCACCACCATCAAGCCCGGAGGAGCCTTCTATCTCTTTCCTAATTTTTCGGCGTATTATGACAGGCTCAAGGTCGAGCCGGGCCAATCACGGTCCGGGGCCCTGGCGGCCTACCTCCTGGAAGAGGCCCAGGTGGCGGCGGTGCCGGGAGGCGAATTCGGAGAAGACAAGTGCCTGAGATTTTCCTATGCCACATCCCGGGAGCGCATTGCCACGGGATTAAGCCGGATTAAGGCAGCCTTGGAGAAGTTGGGGAAATAA
- the fdhD gene encoding formate dehydrogenase accessory sulfurtransferase FdhD, translating to MDEPIKEFPVWRFGHGKIESARDRVAVEEPLEIRLGGEPFQVLMRLPGLEKELALGFLYTEGIVRDLAEVITIHFCGTATDPLLPPNVVDISLTPEALARRGRRHLEVSYSSCGLCAKEAVSEICQKVPKVDSPLTVAPAKLFALMERLHDFQTVFKATGGTHAVALASPDGQVFIPAEDVGRHNAMDKVIGRAVLTRQNLTGLVALLSGRISFEMALKCIRAGIPILAAVSAPTSMALELAQELNLTTVGFVRGQRLNIYTAPQRLADI from the coding sequence ATGGATGAACCTATTAAAGAGTTTCCTGTTTGGCGTTTTGGCCACGGCAAGATCGAATCCGCCCGAGACCGGGTGGCGGTGGAAGAGCCCCTGGAAATCCGCTTGGGGGGCGAGCCCTTTCAGGTGCTCATGCGCCTGCCGGGTTTGGAAAAGGAACTGGCCCTGGGCTTTCTTTACACTGAAGGCATCGTCCGGGACCTGGCCGAGGTCATCACCATTCACTTCTGCGGCACCGCCACCGACCCCCTGCTACCCCCCAACGTAGTGGATATCAGCTTGACGCCAGAGGCCCTGGCCCGGCGGGGCCGCCGCCACTTGGAAGTGTCTTATTCCAGTTGCGGTCTCTGCGCCAAGGAGGCGGTCAGCGAGATCTGCCAGAAGGTCCCCAAGGTGGACAGCCCCCTCACCGTTGCTCCGGCCAAGCTCTTCGCACTGATGGAACGGCTCCATGATTTTCAGACCGTCTTTAAGGCCACCGGCGGCACCCACGCCGTGGCCCTGGCCAGCCCCGACGGCCAGGTCTTCATCCCCGCCGAAGACGTGGGCCGCCATAACGCCATGGATAAGGTCATCGGCCGGGCCGTCCTCACCCGTCAGAACCTCACGGGCCTGGTGGCCCTGCTCAGCGGCCGCATCAGCTTCGAGATGGCCTTAAAATGCATTCGGGCCGGCATCCCGATCCTGGCCGCAGTCTCGGCCCCCACTTCCATGGCCCTGGAACTGGCCCAGGAATTGAACCTCACCACCGTGGGCTTCGTCAGGGGCCAACGCCTCAATATCTACACCGCTCCACAACGCCTGGCGGATATTTAA
- a CDS encoding Tim44 domain-containing protein, translated as MSLKTWTKGTIFLFALVFLCTWALQLEAWARAGGGRSMGSRGSRSMTAPAPYTAPRPSQPSSTYNPTRPSTPAPGPSQSGSFLRSMGGGILGGLAGGMLFHSLFGGSSAHSGGGVAGGGGGGIGMFDILLLAGIAYLIYWYIKKKRREATATAGYYQSSGTVELPPQPQYAPLYDQPQGAAPAGDRDLEGGLANIRQYDPSFDEAKFQDLGMDTFFKIQGAWANRDMAPVRTLMTDEMYRGFQEDADKLKAQKVINRLENIAVRSVDITEAWQESGSDFITARVYANLLDYNVDEASGQVTSGSKTEPVKFEEYWTFTRPVGNNAWQLSAINQS; from the coding sequence ATGTCATTAAAAACCTGGACAAAAGGTACCATATTCCTTTTTGCCCTGGTGTTCCTGTGTACCTGGGCATTACAACTGGAGGCCTGGGCCCGGGCGGGAGGCGGCCGTTCCATGGGCAGCCGCGGCTCTCGCTCCATGACGGCTCCTGCACCCTACACCGCTCCCCGGCCCAGCCAGCCATCCTCCACCTACAACCCCACCAGACCGTCAACACCCGCGCCTGGACCGTCTCAATCGGGGAGCTTCCTGCGGAGCATGGGCGGCGGTATCCTGGGCGGCCTGGCCGGCGGGATGCTTTTCCATAGCCTGTTCGGCGGATCTTCGGCCCATAGTGGGGGCGGAGTCGCCGGCGGCGGTGGGGGCGGCATTGGCATGTTCGATATCCTGCTGCTGGCGGGAATTGCCTACCTGATCTACTGGTACATCAAGAAAAAGCGCCGGGAGGCCACTGCCACTGCGGGATATTATCAGAGCAGCGGCACCGTGGAGTTGCCGCCGCAGCCGCAGTACGCACCGCTCTATGACCAGCCTCAGGGTGCAGCGCCGGCCGGCGACCGGGACCTGGAGGGAGGACTGGCCAATATCCGGCAATACGATCCTTCTTTTGACGAAGCCAAATTCCAGGACCTGGGCATGGATACTTTCTTCAAGATCCAGGGCGCCTGGGCCAACCGGGATATGGCTCCTGTCAGGACCTTGATGACGGACGAAATGTACCGGGGTTTCCAGGAAGACGCGGACAAGCTTAAAGCCCAGAAGGTGATCAACCGCCTGGAAAATATCGCGGTGCGGTCCGTGGATATCACCGAAGCCTGGCAGGAATCGGGCTCCGATTTCATTACCGCGCGGGTCTATGCCAACCTGCTGGATTACAACGTGGATGAAGCCAGCGGCCAGGTGACCTCCGGGAGCAAAACGGAGCCGGTGAAGTTCGAGGAGTACTGGACCTTCACCCGTCCCGTAGGCAATAACGCCTGGCAACTGTCCGCCATCAACCAGTCTTAA
- a CDS encoding DNA polymerase ligase N-terminal domain-containing protein encodes MTKASLKDYQEKRDFSRTPEPSGKGPRISREPIFVIQKHAASHLHYDFRLEVDGVLKSWAIPKGPSTNPKDKRLAVPTEDHPLEYANFEGTIPEGEYGGGTVLVWDAGPYRNLTEKKGEGIPMAQAVEHGHVKIWLEGKKLKGGYALTRFRTGKDESWLLVKADDEEADARRNPVASEPQSVLTGRTVEEIGGKP; translated from the coding sequence ATGACCAAAGCCAGTCTCAAGGATTACCAGGAAAAGCGCGACTTTTCCCGTACCCCGGAGCCTTCGGGCAAGGGACCCAGGATTTCCCGGGAGCCCATCTTCGTCATCCAGAAGCACGCCGCCAGCCATCTCCACTACGACTTCCGCCTGGAGGTGGACGGGGTGCTCAAGTCCTGGGCCATCCCCAAGGGCCCCTCCACCAACCCCAAAGACAAGCGCCTGGCCGTGCCCACCGAAGACCATCCTTTGGAGTATGCCAACTTCGAAGGCACCATCCCGGAGGGGGAATACGGCGGCGGCACGGTGTTGGTGTGGGACGCCGGTCCTTACCGCAATCTGACGGAGAAGAAAGGCGAGGGCATCCCCATGGCCCAAGCAGTGGAGCATGGCCACGTCAAGATCTGGTTGGAGGGAAAGAAGCTTAAGGGCGGCTACGCCCTGACCCGCTTTCGGACCGGCAAGGACGAGTCCTGGCTCCTGGTGAAGGCGGACGACGAGGAGGCCGACGCCCGCCGCAACCCCGTGGCCAGCGAACCCCAATCCGTGCTCACCGGCCGCACTGTGGAGGAGATCGGCGGAAAACCGTAA